A region from the Helicoverpa armigera isolate CAAS_96S chromosome 6, ASM3070526v1, whole genome shotgun sequence genome encodes:
- the LOC110376956 gene encoding Krueppel homolog 1 produces MIGDEERVHQCGECGLTLSTRSALTAHARSHRATADAHRCDVCHKTFAVPARLVRHYRTHTGERPFECEYCHKMFSVKENLQVHRRIHTKERPYRCGVCDAAFEHSGKLHRHARIHTGERPHACPHCHKTFIQSGQLVIHLRTHTGEKPYRCPAPGCGKGFTCSKQLKVHSRTHTGERPYTCDICLRDFGYNHVLKLHRFQHYGERCYRCTVCDGTFNTKKQMEAHIYKEHGADTPRNQQMPSAGSLVVNGNVMCDLVEAALQQLPPTPPSSPPSPQCVTAAAAPAVPVSNPSPTVSPSPSPSLTLSTSVQYTFAPSSLPPRKRKLIPQPDAEVPAVRHTSVIQFAPAAVSDS; encoded by the exons ATGATAG GTGACGAGGAACGAGTTCATCAATGTGGCGAATGTGGGCTAACGCTGTCCACTCGCAGTGCACTAACGGCCCACGCGCGTTCTCATCGTGCTACTGCCGATGCTCATCGTTGCGACGTTTGCCACAAAACCTTCGCCGTGCCTGCTAGACTTGTACGCCATTATCGGACCCATACTGGTGAACGGCCTTTTGAATGTGAATATTGCCATAAGATGTTCAGTGTGAAGGAGAACCTGCAAGTGCATCGGCGGATCCATACTAAAGAACGACCCTACCGATGCGGTGTTTGTGACGCGGCTTTCGAACACTCCGGAAAATTACACCGCCATGCTCGCATACACACAGGAGAGCGGCCGCACGCCTGTCCTCATTGCCATAAGACCTTCATCCAATCAGGACAGTTAGTCATTCACCTTCGGACCCATACTGGAGAAAAACCATATCGATGCCCGGCGCCTGGCTGTGGCAAAGGGTTCACATGCTCGAAGCAACTGAAGGTACACTCGCGCACACACACCGGTGAACGTCCTTACACTTGTGACATATGTTTACGAGATTTCGGTTACAATCATGTGCTAAAATTACATCGTTTTCAACATTACGGCGAGCGATGTTATCGTTGTACCGTTTGTGATGGCACATTCAACACCAAAAAACAAATGGAAGCCCACATATACAAAGAACATGGGGCAGACACACCCCGCAATCAACAGATGCCGTCTGCAGGGTCACTCGTTGTGAATGGGAATGTTATGTGTGATTTGGTAGAAGCTGCCTTGCAGCAGTTACCACCGACTCCTCCTAGTTCCCCGCCGTCGCCGCAGTGTGTCACCGCCGCAGCTGCGCCCGCCGTGCCAGTGTCCAACCCGTCGCCTACGGTTTCTCCTTCACCCTCTCCCTCGCTGACACTATCCACCTCTGTTCAATATACCTTTGCCCCATCATCGTTACCGCCCCGGAAACGGAAACTTATTCCTCAACCTGACGCCGAAGTGCCGGCTGTCCGGCATACTTCGGTAATACAATTTGCTCCGGCAGCTGTATCTGATTCATAG